The Providencia rettgeri genome includes a window with the following:
- the glnA gene encoding Glutamine synthetase, whose protein sequence is MSAEHVLSLIKEHNVRFIDLRFTDTKGKEQHITIPAHQVDEDFFEEGQMFDGSSIGGWKGINESDMVLMPDASTAMLDPFFADITLIIRCDILEPGTMQGYDRDPRSISKRAEDFLRSSGIADIVLFGPEPEFFVFDDIRFGNNMHGSYYHIDDIEAAWNTGTKYEGGNKGHRPAVKGGYFPVPPVDSSQDLRSAMCTTMEEMGLVVEAHHHEVATAGQNEVATRFNTMTKKADETQIYKYVVHNVAHAYGKTATFMPKPLVGDNGSGMHCHMSLSKGGVNLFAGDKYGGLSEMALYYIGGIIKHARALNAFTNPTTNSYKRLVPGFEAPVMLAYSARNRSASIRIPVVASTKARRIEVRFPDPAANPYLAFAAQLMAGLDGIINKIHPGDAMDKNLYDLPPEEAKEIPTVSGSLDEALAELDKDREFLTRGGVFTNDAIDAYIELTRADIQRVRMAPHPLEFEMYYSV, encoded by the coding sequence ATGTCCGCTGAACATGTTTTATCGTTAATTAAAGAGCACAATGTTAGATTTATTGATCTGCGTTTTACCGACACTAAAGGTAAAGAGCAACACATCACTATCCCTGCTCACCAAGTTGACGAAGACTTCTTTGAAGAAGGCCAGATGTTTGATGGTTCATCTATTGGTGGCTGGAAAGGCATCAATGAGTCAGACATGGTATTAATGCCTGACGCGTCTACCGCGATGTTAGACCCGTTCTTTGCCGATATCACATTGATTATACGCTGCGATATTTTAGAGCCGGGCACAATGCAAGGTTATGACAGAGACCCACGTTCAATTTCAAAACGCGCAGAAGATTTCCTGCGCTCTAGCGGGATTGCTGATATCGTTCTCTTTGGACCAGAGCCTGAATTTTTCGTGTTTGATGACATTCGTTTTGGCAACAACATGCACGGTAGCTACTACCATATCGATGATATCGAAGCGGCATGGAATACAGGAACCAAATACGAAGGTGGCAATAAAGGCCATCGCCCTGCAGTAAAAGGCGGTTACTTCCCCGTTCCACCGGTTGATTCATCACAAGACTTGCGTTCAGCCATGTGTACCACAATGGAAGAGATGGGCTTAGTTGTTGAAGCTCACCACCATGAAGTAGCGACCGCAGGCCAAAACGAAGTGGCTACCCGCTTTAATACCATGACCAAAAAAGCGGATGAAACTCAGATTTATAAATATGTCGTTCACAATGTTGCCCATGCATACGGCAAAACAGCGACCTTTATGCCAAAACCTTTAGTGGGTGATAATGGTTCTGGTATGCACTGCCATATGTCTTTATCTAAAGGTGGTGTGAACCTGTTCGCAGGTGACAAATACGGCGGTTTATCAGAAATGGCGCTGTACTACATCGGCGGTATTATTAAGCATGCACGTGCGCTGAACGCATTTACTAACCCAACCACTAACTCATACAAACGTTTAGTTCCGGGCTTTGAAGCGCCAGTCATGTTGGCATACTCTGCACGTAACCGCTCTGCTTCGATTCGTATTCCTGTGGTTGCGAGTACGAAAGCACGCCGTATTGAAGTTCGCTTCCCAGACCCTGCAGCTAACCCATATTTAGCGTTTGCAGCCCAGTTAATGGCGGGTCTTGATGGCATCATCAATAAAATCCACCCTGGCGATGCGATGGACAAAAACTTATACGACTTACCACCGGAAGAAGCCAAAGAAATCCCAACAGTTTCAGGTTCTTTAGATGAAGCGTTAGCCGAATTAGATAAAGACCGTGAATTCTTAACCCGTGGTGGTGTATTCACTAATGATGCTATCGATGCGTATATCGAATTAACCCGTGCCGACATCCAACGTGTTCGTATGGCACCACACCCTCTCGAATTTGAAATGTACTACAGTGTGTAA
- the fimF gene encoding fimbrial protein codes for MKKNLLASLIAATSIFAVNNALAADGTIDFTGEIIDQACELAAGSDALKVNLGQVSKKALPNAGSTAAATKFTIKLINCPATVTTASVKFDADSYIGDDEVIKLKEETGVATGVGIQITDDTNKIVPLFTASKAYPLQQNVENNLDFRARYIAKSDTVTPGPANATATFTINYN; via the coding sequence ATGAAAAAAAACTTACTTGCATCATTAATTGCTGCAACCTCAATCTTTGCTGTTAATAATGCATTAGCTGCAGATGGTACTATCGACTTTACCGGTGAAATCATCGACCAAGCATGCGAATTAGCAGCTGGCTCTGATGCACTAAAAGTAAACTTAGGACAAGTATCTAAAAAAGCATTACCAAACGCAGGAAGTACAGCGGCAGCAACTAAATTTACCATTAAATTAATTAATTGCCCTGCTACAGTAACAACGGCTTCAGTAAAATTTGATGCTGATTCTTATATTGGTGATGATGAAGTTATTAAATTAAAAGAAGAAACTGGCGTTGCAACTGGCGTTGGAATTCAAATTACTGATGATACGAATAAAATTGTTCCATTATTTACTGCCTCTAAAGCATATCCATTACAGCAAAATGTGGAAAATAATTTAGATTTCAGAGCGCGTTATATTGCTAAGTCTGACACAGTGACTCCTGGTCCTGCAAATGCGACAGCAACTTTCACAATCAATTATAACTAA
- the focC_1 gene encoding Chaperone protein focC precursor — translation MKSIIYIFISLLALINTANAGVIIGGTRVIYNEGNKDVSISVENPDKIPYLIQSWIDNIDEKKQSDFSITPPLFRLNADRTNALRIFLTENKLPNDRESLFWLNIKTIPATERTENSLQIAFKTQMKLIYRPKALKDVNFIEEQKKLVWSKSGNKITVKNPTPYFMNFQSISFNGTKANDVSYAAPFSSATFEVNNSNTNGTIKWEVINDYGAAPEALEKKI, via the coding sequence ATGAAATCTATTATCTATATTTTCATTTCCTTACTTGCACTAATAAATACTGCGAATGCTGGTGTTATTATTGGTGGAACCCGTGTTATTTATAATGAGGGAAACAAAGATGTCAGCATCAGCGTAGAAAATCCAGATAAAATCCCTTATTTGATTCAATCTTGGATAGATAATATCGATGAAAAAAAACAGTCTGATTTTTCTATCACACCACCATTATTTAGGCTAAATGCAGATAGAACTAATGCGCTTAGAATATTTTTAACCGAAAATAAATTACCTAATGATAGAGAGTCATTGTTCTGGTTAAATATAAAAACTATTCCAGCAACAGAAAGAACAGAAAACTCATTACAAATTGCCTTTAAAACGCAAATGAAATTAATTTATCGCCCTAAAGCATTAAAAGATGTTAATTTTATTGAAGAGCAAAAAAAATTAGTGTGGTCTAAATCTGGAAATAAAATTACGGTTAAAAACCCAACACCTTATTTTATGAATTTCCAGAGCATCAGCTTTAATGGAACAAAGGCTAATGATGTTTCTTATGCGGCACCTTTCTCAAGTGCGACTTTCGAGGTTAATAACTCAAATACTAATGGAACAATTAAATGGGAAGTTATTAATGATTATGGTGCAGCACCAGAAGCACTCGAAAAGAAAATATAA
- the glnG gene encoding Nitrogen regulation protein NR(I): MTQGKIWVVDDDSSIRWVLERALNNANFACTCFDSANAVLSALENSLPDVLLSDIRMPGKNGIELLNTIKQSHPLLPIIIMTAHSDLDAAVNAYQSGAFDYLPKPFDIDETVALVERALNHSREQNHAGREAKQPAPTVSSTMIGEAPAMQEVYRIIGRLSRSSISVLINGESGTGKELVAHALHQHSPRADAPFIALNMAAIPKDLIESELFGHEKGAFTGATQVRQGRFEQANHGSLFLDEIGDMPLDVQTRLLRVLAEGQFYRIGGYTPVNVDVRIIAATHQDLEKRVKEGLFREDLFHRLNVIRVQLPPLRERTEDIPRLADYFLQNTAKELGVEAKVLHPDSEKILQRYYWSGNVRQLENVCRWLTVMAASQEILPQDLPDDLLEEHPQQNAVVKSSQADSMPTQSLSSQNPISAAQWFELLEEWTDNALMDGKEDLFSQTIPLLERTMLNCALKYTNGHKQEAARLLGWGKKYPNP; the protein is encoded by the coding sequence ATGACGCAGGGAAAAATTTGGGTGGTTGATGATGATAGCTCCATCCGTTGGGTACTTGAGCGCGCATTAAATAACGCTAACTTTGCTTGTACCTGCTTTGATAGTGCGAATGCAGTGCTCAGCGCATTAGAAAACTCACTCCCTGATGTGTTGTTATCAGATATCCGTATGCCAGGAAAAAATGGTATTGAGCTACTAAATACCATTAAACAATCGCACCCCCTTTTACCGATTATTATCATGACCGCACACTCTGACCTTGATGCTGCCGTGAATGCCTACCAATCAGGTGCTTTTGATTACTTGCCAAAACCTTTCGATATTGATGAAACCGTTGCCTTGGTCGAACGTGCACTGAATCATAGCCGTGAACAAAACCATGCAGGCCGTGAAGCTAAGCAGCCTGCCCCTACAGTCTCTTCGACCATGATCGGGGAAGCACCAGCGATGCAAGAGGTTTATCGCATTATTGGCCGTTTATCACGCTCATCAATTAGTGTGCTTATTAATGGCGAATCAGGAACGGGAAAAGAGCTGGTTGCCCACGCGTTACATCAACACAGCCCTCGTGCCGACGCCCCTTTTATTGCATTAAATATGGCGGCTATTCCCAAAGACTTAATTGAATCTGAGCTATTTGGCCACGAAAAAGGCGCATTTACTGGGGCGACCCAAGTACGTCAGGGCCGATTTGAACAAGCTAACCATGGGTCATTGTTTTTAGATGAAATCGGCGATATGCCCCTTGATGTACAAACTCGCTTGTTACGTGTTCTGGCTGAAGGCCAATTCTATCGTATTGGGGGTTATACCCCAGTCAATGTGGATGTACGGATTATTGCAGCGACCCACCAAGATCTTGAAAAACGAGTTAAAGAAGGCTTATTTCGCGAAGACTTATTTCACCGATTAAATGTCATTCGAGTACAATTACCACCGCTACGTGAGCGCACTGAAGATATCCCACGTCTCGCCGATTATTTTCTACAAAATACGGCAAAAGAACTCGGTGTCGAGGCTAAGGTTCTTCACCCCGACAGCGAAAAAATTCTTCAGCGCTATTATTGGTCAGGTAACGTTCGCCAATTGGAAAATGTTTGCCGTTGGTTAACCGTGATGGCAGCAAGCCAAGAAATTTTACCGCAAGATTTGCCCGATGATTTACTTGAAGAGCACCCACAACAAAATGCAGTGGTAAAATCATCGCAAGCTGATTCCATGCCAACACAATCATTGTCATCACAAAATCCTATTTCTGCAGCTCAGTGGTTTGAATTACTTGAAGAGTGGACTGATAACGCATTAATGGACGGTAAAGAAGACCTTTTTTCTCAAACCATCCCCCTACTTGAACGTACCATGCTAAATTGCGCGTTAAAATACACCAATGGCCATAAGCAAGAAGCTGCCCGTTTATTAGGCTGGGGGAAGAAATACCCTAACCCGTAA
- a CDS encoding outer membrane usher protein, with translation MKINKISLGLLLYLGYTASLYAEEKTENNVYFDPDFLELPNKDSVDLSQFENNEQLAGDYYVDIYVNTNLIGAKNLKFEKK, from the coding sequence ATGAAAATAAATAAAATATCTCTAGGCCTACTATTATATTTAGGCTATACCGCATCGCTATATGCTGAAGAAAAAACAGAAAATAATGTCTACTTTGATCCTGACTTTTTAGAGCTACCGAATAAAGATTCGGTTGATTTGTCACAGTTCGAGAATAATGAGCAATTAGCCGGTGACTACTATGTTGATATTTATGTCAACACCAACTTAATTGGTGCTAAAAATCTTAAATTTGAAAAAAAATAG
- the glnL gene encoding Nitrogen regulation protein NR(II), giving the protein MKTEHLPAPEHILDSLINSVLILDYDLVIHYANHAALQILTQSQRKLYGTPLPLLFSYCSLNDELMLNSLKEGHSFTENEVTLVFNNHSHVMSCSAQPFSEQFILVELSQLDSQRRLSQELAQNAQQLAARELIRGLAHEIKNPLGGLRGAAQLLSKALPDPQLNEYTQVIIEQADRLRALVDRLLGPQYPGPKTQQSIHHIMENVTRLVSLEKPDNVTLIRDYDPSLPELEYYPDQIEQVLLNITRNALQALAETGGYITLRTRTAFQVTLQGERYRLAARIDIEDNGPGIPLAIQDTLFYPMVSGRPDGTGLGLSIARSLVDQHAGKIEFTSWPGHTEFSIYLPIKK; this is encoded by the coding sequence ATGAAAACCGAACACTTGCCAGCACCGGAACATATTCTCGACTCTCTCATTAATAGCGTGCTAATTTTGGATTACGACTTGGTTATCCATTACGCCAACCATGCTGCACTCCAGATCTTAACCCAAAGCCAGCGCAAGCTATATGGTACGCCTCTCCCCCTGTTATTCAGCTATTGTTCACTCAATGATGAACTGATGCTCAATAGCTTAAAAGAAGGCCATAGCTTTACCGAAAATGAAGTCACTTTAGTGTTTAACAACCATTCTCATGTGATGTCGTGCAGCGCCCAGCCTTTTTCAGAACAATTTATTTTAGTTGAGCTTTCACAATTAGATAGCCAGCGACGTTTGAGCCAAGAACTCGCACAAAATGCCCAGCAATTGGCTGCCCGCGAACTGATCCGTGGACTTGCTCACGAAATCAAAAACCCTCTCGGAGGTTTGCGAGGCGCTGCGCAATTGCTATCTAAAGCGTTGCCTGACCCACAATTAAATGAATATACTCAAGTGATTATCGAACAGGCCGACCGCTTGCGAGCATTGGTTGATCGGCTACTTGGCCCTCAATATCCGGGGCCGAAAACACAGCAAAGTATTCATCATATTATGGAAAATGTAACGCGGTTGGTGTCATTAGAAAAGCCCGATAATGTAACACTAATTCGTGACTATGACCCAAGCCTGCCCGAATTAGAGTATTACCCAGACCAAATCGAGCAAGTGCTGCTAAATATCACCCGAAATGCATTGCAAGCCCTCGCCGAAACGGGAGGCTATATCACTTTGCGTACACGAACGGCTTTTCAAGTCACATTGCAAGGTGAACGTTATAGATTAGCTGCACGTATTGATATTGAAGATAACGGCCCCGGTATTCCATTGGCAATTCAGGATACGTTGTTCTATCCCATGGTCAGCGGACGACCTGATGGCACAGGGCTTGGCCTGTCGATTGCTCGCAGTTTAGTTGACCAACACGCAGGAAAAATCGAATTTACCAGTTGGCCGGGCCACACTGAGTTTTCCATTTATCTGCCAATTAAGAAATAG
- the yqjI_1 gene encoding Transcriptional regulator YqjI — MLIKSCRHVYYARHDENQHGHRGGCCHNEGRHSHEHCNHGDDYYGDDRHGHGEHCHGEGRHGRGHGERCHGEGRHGHGHGERCHGEDRHGRGHGERCHGEGRHGHGHGDDRQRGRGRGKGLRRLFDHGDLHIMVLSLVAKKPSYGYEIIKDIQEASNGLYVPSPGVIYPTLTLLEEQGFLESQIVERNRKSFTITPEGSDHLAQNKEIEAVIARKLAKARDMQQGSNLAEDIEMAVSRFKALLRHKMVLKQLNEEQTRQIASIINDAVKQIEEVNTLLTNSDED, encoded by the coding sequence ATGCTAATTAAATCTTGTCGTCATGTATATTATGCACGCCATGATGAAAATCAACATGGCCATCGCGGTGGATGTTGCCACAATGAAGGCCGTCATAGTCACGAACATTGCAACCACGGAGATGACTATTATGGTGATGACCGCCATGGGCACGGTGAACACTGCCACGGTGAAGGCCGTCATGGTCGTGGACACGGTGAACGCTGCCACGGCGAAGGCCGTCATGGACATGGACATGGTGAACGCTGCCACGGCGAAGACCGTCATGGTCGTGGACATGGTGAACGCTGCCACGGCGAAGGCCGTCATGGACATGGACATGGTGATGACCGCCAAAGAGGTCGTGGAAGAGGTAAAGGCCTACGTCGTTTATTCGACCATGGCGACCTTCATATTATGGTACTTTCGTTAGTCGCTAAAAAACCAAGCTATGGCTACGAAATTATCAAGGATATTCAAGAAGCCTCAAATGGCTTGTATGTGCCAAGCCCGGGTGTTATTTATCCCACTCTAACCCTGTTAGAAGAACAAGGCTTCTTGGAGTCTCAGATTGTTGAACGTAATCGAAAAAGTTTTACGATTACGCCGGAAGGCTCTGATCATTTAGCTCAAAATAAAGAAATTGAAGCGGTTATTGCTCGCAAACTGGCTAAAGCACGTGATATGCAACAAGGCAGTAATTTAGCAGAAGATATTGAAATGGCAGTCAGTCGTTTTAAAGCTTTATTACGTCACAAAATGGTTTTAAAACAACTAAACGAAGAGCAGACACGCCAAATTGCCTCCATCATCAATGATGCAGTAAAACAAATTGAAGAAGTGAATACATTATTAACTAATAGCGATGAAGATTAA